One Drosophila subobscura isolate 14011-0131.10 chromosome U, UCBerk_Dsub_1.0, whole genome shotgun sequence DNA window includes the following coding sequences:
- the LOC117900840 gene encoding uncharacterized protein LOC117900840 yields MSVLGYVLQMQEIAQRAPIDEEQAVQFVIDGLKNDSADIAIFYPAKTIGELVKLSHGYEERRKKRWSASQSAKKLMGHNSIPASSGITVRCYNCSGTGHIAQSCTQPKRMKGSCFRCGSMDHAIKNCKVPPPSGNKAVALSDQFRQEGTSKVVDDNEVAVINTRN; encoded by the exons ATGTCAGTTCTAGGTTATGTACTGCAAATGCAAGAAATTGCGCAACGAGCTCCGATCGACGAAGAACAAGCCGTACAGTTCGTGATCGACGGGCTAAAAAACGATTCCGCGGACATTGCCATATTCTATCCGGCCAAAACTATTGGCGAACTTGTGAAGCTGTCGCACGGTTACGAAGAAAGGCGTAAAAAACGTTGGAGCGCATCGCAGTCGGCAAAGAAGCTGATGGGACACAATAGCATTCCGGCAAGCAGTGGAATTACGGTACGCTGCTACAATTGTTCGGGCACTGGACACATCGCTCAATCGTGTACACAGCCCAAGAGGATGAAGGGCTCCTGTTTCCGTTGCGGCTCCATGGACCATGCTATCAAAAACTGCAAGGTCCCACCACCTTCAGGAAATAAAGCGGTGGCATTGTCGGATCAATTCCGACAGGAAGGGACTAGCAAGGTGGTAGACGATAACGAAGTGGCAGTAATAAATACG CGCAATTAG